Proteins encoded within one genomic window of Salipaludibacillus agaradhaerens:
- a CDS encoding glycoside hydrolase family 43 protein: MSMITNPILPGFHPDPSILRVDDDYYIATSTFEWFPGVRIHHSKDLIHWRFISSPLSRLSQLNMIGNMNSGGIWAPCLSYHDGLFYLIYTDVKQWHGAYKDAHNYLVTAENIEGPWSEPIYLNSSGFDPSLFHDDDGRKWLLNMIWDYRQDNHSFAGIVLQEFSADEQKLIGPVKSIYKGTDIQLTEGPHLYKKDGYYYLLVAEGGTEYEHAATLARAKTIEGPYETDPHYPLITSKGDPSLALQKAGHGSLVETQNGEWYFAHLCGRPLKEKYCTLGRETALQKVIWDKDGWLRLEDGGQYPAKTTTAPDLAEHPFPEEPTIDDFDTNTLSSCWNSLRIPTEDSWCSLTERPGHLRLKGMESLSSLHRQSLIARRQTAFQCEFETKVDYEPSHYQHLAGLIIFYDTDDHVYLHLCRHETVGKSLQIIQTKNGHYNELLGSPISVKEDTSIYLRGVIEKETLQLFYKEDSTHDWTPIGPNIDVTHMSDDSADQVRFTGTFIGMATQDLAGTKKAADFDYFVYKAKGH, from the coding sequence ATGTCCATGATTACAAACCCTATTTTACCCGGCTTCCACCCTGACCCTTCCATATTGCGAGTAGATGATGATTATTACATTGCCACGTCTACCTTTGAATGGTTTCCGGGTGTTCGTATCCATCACTCTAAAGATTTAATTCATTGGCGCTTCATCTCAAGTCCCTTGTCACGTCTCTCCCAACTGAATATGATTGGCAACATGAATTCTGGAGGCATTTGGGCACCATGTCTTAGCTATCATGACGGGCTATTTTATTTGATTTATACGGATGTCAAACAGTGGCACGGCGCCTATAAAGATGCACACAACTACCTTGTCACAGCGGAAAATATTGAAGGCCCATGGTCAGAACCTATCTATTTAAATAGCAGTGGCTTTGATCCATCCCTTTTCCATGATGACGATGGCCGTAAGTGGTTGTTAAATATGATCTGGGATTATCGACAAGACAACCATTCATTCGCGGGCATTGTTTTACAAGAATTTTCTGCGGACGAGCAAAAACTTATCGGGCCTGTCAAATCCATTTATAAGGGAACAGACATTCAGTTAACCGAAGGACCTCACCTTTACAAAAAAGATGGCTACTATTATTTACTTGTAGCTGAAGGTGGAACAGAATATGAACATGCCGCCACACTTGCCAGGGCTAAAACAATTGAAGGGCCTTATGAAACAGACCCTCATTACCCCCTTATCACTTCAAAAGGGGACCCATCACTTGCTTTACAAAAAGCAGGACATGGTAGTCTTGTGGAGACACAAAATGGCGAATGGTATTTCGCTCACTTATGTGGAAGGCCACTTAAAGAAAAGTATTGTACACTTGGGCGAGAAACCGCTTTGCAAAAAGTCATTTGGGATAAAGACGGATGGCTACGCCTTGAAGATGGCGGACAATACCCGGCTAAAACGACCACTGCGCCAGATTTAGCCGAACATCCATTCCCTGAAGAACCAACGATTGATGACTTCGATACGAATACTTTGTCTTCCTGCTGGAATTCCCTCCGTATTCCTACAGAAGACTCGTGGTGTTCATTAACGGAACGTCCTGGCCATTTAAGACTTAAAGGAATGGAGTCGCTCAGCTCTTTACATCGGCAGAGCCTCATCGCTCGCCGCCAAACAGCTTTTCAATGTGAATTTGAAACAAAAGTCGATTATGAGCCTTCCCATTATCAACACTTAGCCGGTCTTATCATTTTTTACGATACAGATGACCATGTCTATTTACACCTTTGTCGACATGAAACTGTTGGGAAATCACTGCAAATTATTCAAACAAAAAACGGTCATTACAATGAGCTTCTAGGTAGCCCTATATCCGTTAAAGAAGACACTAGTATCTATTTGCGAGGGGTTATTGAAAAAGAAACACTTCAGCTTTTTTATAAAGAAGATAGCACACATGACTGGACACCCATCGGTCCTAACATTGATGTAACGCATATGTCTGATGATAGCGCAGACCAAGTACGATTTACTGGTACATTTATTGGAATGGCAACACAAGATTTAGCCGGCACAAAAAAAGCAGCCGATTTTGATTACTTTGTATATAAAGCGAAAGGGCACTAA
- the yyaC gene encoding spore protease YyaC codes for MSLTPEQPPYHSNRFSIKSPLICRDMTDKLLQLIPKTASTIVVVFIGTDRSSGDSLGPLTGTLLKEKRPMNLHIYGTLEKPVHSKNLESTLLSIQTTYDNPFIIGVDACLGRTSSIGTIVIGEGPIKPGAALNKDLPETGHIHIAGIVNTGGMMEFLVLQSTRLHLVLQMARKLSETLKRVDRHLVKQNEKTLSFK; via the coding sequence ATGAGCCTGACTCCTGAACAGCCACCCTATCATTCAAATCGTTTCTCCATAAAGTCACCACTTATCTGTCGTGATATGACAGATAAATTGTTACAGTTAATCCCGAAGACCGCCAGCACCATTGTGGTCGTCTTTATTGGCACTGATCGTTCCTCAGGGGATTCGCTCGGCCCTTTGACTGGAACCTTGCTAAAAGAGAAACGCCCCATGAACCTGCATATATACGGAACTTTGGAAAAGCCTGTCCACAGTAAAAATTTAGAGTCAACTCTTTTATCCATACAGACTACATATGATAATCCCTTTATTATTGGTGTCGATGCTTGTCTTGGGCGAACCTCTTCGATCGGAACCATTGTTATTGGGGAAGGCCCGATTAAACCTGGGGCCGCATTAAACAAGGATTTACCTGAGACTGGACATATTCACATTGCTGGGATTGTTAACACTGGTGGCATGATGGAATTTCTTGTACTTCAAAGCACTAGACTACACCTTGTCCTCCAAATGGCAAGGAAACTGTCGGAAACATTAAAACGCGTAGATAGACATTTAGTTAAACAAAATGAAAAAACACTTAGTTTTAAATAA
- a CDS encoding carbohydrate ABC transporter permease yields the protein MNKIMSDKKIIALYTLPALILLLILIYVPIVLTGYYGLMDWDGIGPMTFIGLDNYKALISDHLFWNSAYHSLLLAIFSVLSLIIYLAISLVLASQIKGADVFRKIYLIPMLLSSVAIAQLWMRIYHPSNGVMNRFLTSIGIENPPLWLSDTSLVLFAIFVPILWQYAGFYIIIYYAALRNIPNELVEAARIDGATPFQIAYKIKLPLISGVIKVTIVLAVIGSLKYFDLIYVMTDGGPNGASEVMASYMYKLAFRTNDFGYGSAIGFFLLILILLVTYLIRKLTTSREDNVQY from the coding sequence ATGAATAAAATCATGTCAGACAAAAAAATCATTGCTCTTTATACTCTACCAGCCTTGATCCTCTTACTTATACTCATTTATGTTCCAATTGTATTAACGGGCTATTACGGGTTAATGGATTGGGATGGGATTGGCCCTATGACATTTATCGGCTTGGATAATTATAAGGCGTTAATTTCCGACCACCTTTTCTGGAATAGTGCTTATCATTCATTATTGCTTGCTATCTTTTCTGTCTTGAGTTTAATCATTTACTTAGCTATCTCACTCGTACTCGCTTCCCAAATAAAAGGGGCCGATGTATTCAGAAAAATATATTTAATTCCAATGCTCTTGTCTTCAGTGGCGATCGCTCAACTTTGGATGCGAATTTATCATCCTTCTAACGGTGTCATGAATCGTTTTTTAACCAGTATCGGTATAGAAAATCCACCCTTATGGTTATCAGATACAAGCCTTGTTCTTTTTGCTATTTTCGTCCCGATATTATGGCAATATGCTGGTTTTTACATCATCATCTATTATGCTGCATTACGGAATATACCTAATGAATTAGTCGAAGCTGCCCGCATTGACGGCGCTACACCTTTCCAGATCGCTTATAAAATAAAGCTCCCTCTCATTTCTGGCGTTATTAAAGTGACCATTGTTCTCGCTGTTATCGGGTCATTAAAGTATTTTGACCTTATTTATGTCATGACAGACGGAGGACCGAATGGCGCAAGTGAAGTGATGGCTTCATACATGTATAAACTAGCTTTTAGAACAAACGACTTCGGTTATGGGAGTGCAATCGGCTTTTTCTTATTAATTCTTATCTTACTTGTGACTTACTTGATCAGGAAGCTTACCACTTCTCGTGAAGATAATGTCCAATACTAG
- the fliS gene encoding flagellar export chaperone FliS: MAMNNPYATYKQTSIETKSKGELTLMLYDGCIKFIKRAEIAIHNKNLEEKNTNLIKAQNIIRELMVTLQGDSSLVGNMMQLYDFILTKLIKANTDNDVEALAHAEELVTEFRDTWKEVVKIDRQNRHGNGVQGRQQGKQPSFSQQ, encoded by the coding sequence ATGGCAATGAACAATCCGTATGCAACATATAAACAAACGTCAATTGAAACGAAATCGAAAGGCGAACTGACTTTAATGCTCTATGACGGATGCATTAAATTTATCAAGCGTGCGGAAATAGCGATACACAATAAAAATCTAGAAGAGAAAAATACTAATTTAATCAAAGCACAAAATATTATTAGAGAGCTTATGGTTACTCTCCAAGGGGATTCTAGTTTAGTCGGAAACATGATGCAGCTCTATGATTTTATTTTAACGAAACTCATAAAGGCCAATACAGATAATGATGTTGAGGCATTAGCGCATGCAGAAGAACTTGTGACGGAATTTCGTGACACGTGGAAAGAGGTTGTGAAAATAGATAGACAAAATCGCCATGGGAATGGTGTGCAAGGTAGACAACAAGGAAAACAACCGAGCTTTTCTCAACAGTAA
- a CDS encoding flagellar hook-associated protein 2 — protein sequence MRISGMATGMDIEQMVGDLMRAERMPLERMHQDHQELVLKMDDYREVNRGFMNFRSNTFDGILRQSNMGAKLVTSTNESLVSGTATSSAGDASYTISNVESLASAANNASVASINVGEEEFDPNAPLEDQAHLLSGSEHWAGDAIEFTIQTYDENGEREPVNFEFEADATLNDVLDGINRSSAGVQAFYDPFSERVSISRTETGVFNEDGNEMVLGFAGNDFLTDTLQLDGAEETGAQNARFTMNGLSEMERHSNTFTIDGLTIQLHNEFDESVQVSVENDTDTIFETVMGFVDDYNEMLEYTNGKINEEYYRDYRPLTDEQRRDMSESEIELWEERSQSGLLRHDSMLSGAMNELRTKLYNHVETGDPNQTFSHLTEIGLDTSSDYQERGRLVVDEAELRAAIEEDAEGVYQLFAAEGDDDSEQGLAHRVRDSLNHTIEMVGQRAGRAEMSSNQQFAIGREINQVTDRISNFERRMEQVEERYWAQFTRMEQAVSEANAQMQSLMQAMGGEGQMPM from the coding sequence ATGCGAATTTCAGGAATGGCGACAGGAATGGATATTGAACAGATGGTTGGAGACTTAATGCGTGCAGAACGCATGCCATTAGAAAGAATGCATCAAGATCATCAAGAGCTAGTATTAAAAATGGATGACTATAGAGAAGTGAATCGGGGTTTCATGAATTTTCGATCCAATACATTTGATGGCATTCTCAGACAGTCCAATATGGGAGCTAAACTCGTCACGAGTACGAATGAATCGCTCGTAAGCGGAACAGCTACTTCTTCTGCTGGAGATGCCTCTTATACTATTTCAAATGTCGAAAGCCTCGCCTCTGCTGCCAATAATGCGAGTGTGGCAAGCATTAATGTAGGTGAAGAGGAATTTGACCCGAATGCACCGTTAGAGGATCAAGCTCATTTGTTATCAGGCAGTGAACATTGGGCAGGAGATGCCATTGAGTTCACGATTCAAACGTACGATGAGAATGGGGAAAGAGAACCCGTTAATTTTGAATTTGAAGCGGATGCCACGTTAAATGATGTGTTAGATGGGATTAATCGTTCATCAGCAGGGGTGCAGGCATTTTATGATCCGTTTAGTGAAAGAGTCTCTATATCTCGAACAGAGACAGGGGTTTTTAATGAAGATGGTAATGAAATGGTCCTCGGTTTTGCAGGTAATGACTTTCTAACGGATACGTTACAGTTGGATGGTGCGGAAGAAACGGGTGCGCAAAATGCACGTTTTACGATGAACGGACTCAGTGAGATGGAGCGACATAGTAATACATTTACAATAGATGGTTTGACCATCCAGCTTCATAATGAATTTGATGAATCGGTACAAGTGAGCGTGGAGAATGATACTGACACCATCTTTGAGACGGTTATGGGGTTTGTAGACGACTATAATGAGATGCTTGAGTATACAAATGGGAAAATAAATGAAGAGTACTATCGTGATTATAGACCTTTAACAGATGAACAAAGACGAGATATGTCTGAGAGTGAAATAGAATTATGGGAGGAACGTTCACAAAGTGGTCTTCTCCGTCATGATTCTATGCTATCAGGGGCTATGAATGAATTGCGAACGAAGCTGTATAATCACGTTGAAACAGGTGACCCAAATCAAACGTTCTCTCACCTGACTGAAATCGGGCTTGATACCTCCTCGGATTATCAGGAGCGTGGTCGACTAGTGGTAGATGAAGCGGAACTACGAGCAGCTATTGAGGAAGATGCAGAAGGCGTTTATCAATTGTTTGCGGCTGAAGGTGATGATGATAGTGAGCAAGGCTTAGCCCATAGAGTTCGGGACTCGTTAAATCATACAATTGAAATGGTAGGTCAGCGCGCAGGTCGTGCGGAGATGTCATCAAACCAGCAATTTGCGATTGGACGAGAGATTAACCAGGTTACAGACAGAATTTCTAACTTTGAGAGACGTATGGAACAGGTTGAAGAAAGATATTGGGCACAGTTTACACGGATGGAGCAGGCTGTATCTGAAGCGAATGCCCAAATGCAATCATTGATGCAAGCGATGGGCGGAGAGGGCCAAATGCCGATGTAA
- a CDS encoding YesL family protein translates to MRFVYINFLWAFFTLCGGIIFGAFPATMAMFTVIRSFHHTNDGPISIFNLFFKSFRSAFFKSNLLNLIFMGMISVGVINLLLSSHLSGALKMVSFTGGILSLTLSIIALIVIFPIYVTLDLTLKQSLTMAIFLPFTRLTVTFLFFVTIIGLGTFFYLMPAFIFFFGISVPAYCIHLLSNQLFKILPT, encoded by the coding sequence ATGAGATTCGTTTATATTAATTTTTTATGGGCGTTCTTTACGCTGTGTGGTGGCATAATATTCGGTGCTTTTCCAGCTACGATGGCCATGTTTACGGTAATTCGCTCTTTTCACCATACTAATGATGGACCGATTTCAATTTTTAATCTCTTTTTTAAATCATTTAGGTCGGCTTTTTTTAAGTCCAACCTACTAAATCTCATCTTTATGGGAATGATCAGTGTTGGTGTTATCAACTTGCTGCTCTCTTCTCATCTGAGTGGGGCACTAAAAATGGTAAGTTTCACTGGGGGTATCTTAAGTCTTACTTTAAGTATTATTGCCTTGATTGTCATCTTCCCTATTTATGTGACACTTGACCTTACATTAAAGCAATCTTTAACGATGGCTATCTTTCTTCCTTTCACACGCTTAACTGTCACCTTTCTTTTTTTCGTTACAATTATCGGGTTAGGCACTTTCTTTTATCTCATGCCTGCTTTTATATTTTTTTTCGGGATAAGTGTGCCAGCTTATTGCATCCACCTCTTATCTAACCAGCTCTTTAAAATCTTACCTACTTAA
- a CDS encoding carbohydrate ABC transporter permease — protein MKEKLSETSDLNVSSAKKLPPSPKVAQSSLKHKLSHSVLYLILIIVGVIQILPLVWLFLFSLKDNQEVFNLPPLALPSSPKWENYLNVWTEGNIGVYFLNSVIVTGAAVILTVLLASFVTFAITRMHWKLNKFVLGLFMVGLMIPVHSTLIPLFSFYLNIGLMDHPLAIILTYTAFNLPLTIMILLGFYYTLPRELEEAAIMDGCTVHRMFFQIILPMTAPVVATTAIINMIYNWNEFVFVNTFISSDKYKTLTVGIQNFIGQYSTDWGAIGATLVISILPILIVFVLLSNRIVEGITSGSVKG, from the coding sequence ATGAAAGAGAAACTATCAGAAACTAGCGACTTAAATGTTTCTTCGGCAAAGAAGCTACCACCATCTCCTAAAGTCGCTCAGTCATCATTAAAACATAAGTTGTCACACAGCGTTCTCTATCTCATTCTCATCATCGTGGGCGTTATTCAAATACTACCTTTAGTATGGCTATTTCTTTTCTCTCTAAAGGACAACCAAGAAGTGTTCAATTTACCTCCCCTGGCATTGCCGAGCAGCCCTAAATGGGAGAATTACTTAAACGTTTGGACAGAAGGAAATATTGGTGTTTATTTTTTAAACAGTGTTATTGTAACTGGAGCTGCCGTTATATTAACAGTACTGTTAGCCAGCTTTGTGACATTTGCTATTACAAGGATGCATTGGAAGTTAAATAAATTCGTTCTCGGTCTCTTCATGGTCGGACTGATGATCCCTGTCCATTCAACGCTTATTCCACTCTTTAGTTTTTATTTAAATATTGGTTTAATGGATCATCCCTTAGCGATTATTTTAACTTACACAGCATTCAATTTACCATTAACCATCATGATCTTACTTGGGTTTTATTATACCCTGCCTAGAGAGTTAGAAGAGGCTGCTATCATGGACGGCTGTACCGTACACCGCATGTTTTTCCAAATTATCCTTCCCATGACAGCGCCAGTGGTCGCAACAACAGCGATTATTAATATGATTTATAACTGGAATGAATTTGTCTTTGTCAATACGTTTATCAGCTCTGACAAGTATAAGACACTTACGGTAGGTATTCAAAACTTCATCGGACAGTATTCCACTGATTGGGGCGCAATTGGCGCCACCCTCGTAATTAGTATTTTACCGATTTTAATTGTCTTTGTTCTGTTAAGTAATCGAATTGTAGAAGGAATAACGTCAGGCTCTGTCAAAGGATAA
- a CDS encoding extracellular solute-binding protein has translation MKKKSLSIMTSLSLASLVVLSACGSENNTTTGTNTNNSGGTEENVTIEFMHLWPQGSSADHNRIVNQIIDEFETNHPHVTIELEVLENEQYKNKLQVISSSNQLPDVGMTWPAGFLEPYVNGELFAPLDTILDDGLRDEFVAGTVEAYEINGSAYALPLELNIAPVFYNKAIFEENGVEVPESYEEFIDVIDTLVDNGVTPIALGNRDRWTGSLWYMYLADRIGGSDALNSAIDRSGEFTDERLIDAADKIQEMVAHDAFVAGYNGLSDQEAKSEFMNNNAAMYLIGSWDLPNFTTNEEVPQDFRENVGFFKFPEVEGGDGDINSWVGGAGVGLFVAENSDVKEEAKEFVRYFIQEWGKHSVEDAGVIPGTQVNTDEVDLPDLFIDVLDELNNASNITLFADVQMSAGVAETHLNMIQSLFGNDVNPEEFAEAHEQALSEED, from the coding sequence ATGAAAAAGAAATCGCTTTCAATAATGACGTCTCTATCACTTGCTTCTTTAGTTGTACTATCAGCGTGTGGATCGGAAAACAACACGACAACAGGTACTAATACAAACAATTCCGGCGGGACAGAAGAGAATGTGACAATTGAATTTATGCATTTATGGCCTCAAGGAAGTTCTGCTGATCATAACCGTATTGTTAATCAAATTATTGATGAGTTTGAAACTAATCACCCTCATGTCACCATTGAGCTGGAAGTATTAGAAAACGAGCAATATAAGAATAAACTTCAAGTTATCTCATCTTCAAACCAACTGCCCGATGTGGGCATGACATGGCCAGCGGGATTTTTAGAACCTTATGTGAATGGTGAATTATTCGCCCCTCTTGACACAATTCTCGATGATGGGTTAAGAGACGAGTTCGTGGCCGGTACAGTTGAAGCCTACGAGATAAATGGTAGCGCTTACGCTTTGCCGTTAGAATTAAATATCGCGCCTGTTTTTTATAACAAAGCCATTTTTGAAGAGAATGGCGTAGAGGTGCCTGAATCTTATGAGGAGTTCATAGACGTCATCGATACACTCGTCGATAACGGTGTCACCCCTATTGCGTTAGGAAATCGCGACCGCTGGACGGGTTCACTTTGGTACATGTATTTAGCAGATAGAATTGGGGGCTCTGATGCTTTAAACTCTGCCATTGACCGCAGTGGAGAGTTTACTGATGAAAGACTAATAGACGCAGCTGACAAAATCCAAGAAATGGTCGCCCATGATGCTTTTGTAGCTGGCTATAATGGTTTATCTGATCAAGAAGCAAAATCTGAGTTTATGAATAACAATGCAGCTATGTACTTAATTGGCTCTTGGGATCTCCCAAATTTCACAACGAACGAAGAGGTTCCACAAGATTTTCGTGAGAATGTTGGTTTCTTTAAATTTCCAGAAGTAGAAGGTGGAGATGGCGACATCAATAGTTGGGTTGGCGGTGCTGGTGTAGGTCTTTTCGTGGCTGAAAACTCGGACGTAAAAGAAGAAGCTAAGGAATTTGTCCGCTACTTTATCCAAGAGTGGGGAAAGCACTCAGTAGAAGATGCTGGGGTAATCCCTGGAACTCAAGTGAATACCGATGAAGTGGACTTGCCAGATTTATTCATCGACGTACTTGATGAATTAAATAACGCTTCTAATATTACGCTATTTGCTGACGTGCAAATGAGCGCCGGTGTGGCAGAAACACACCTTAATATGATTCAGTCACTATTTGGCAATGACGTGAACCCTGAGGAATTTGCGGAAGCGCACGAACAGGCTCTCTCTGAAGAAGACTAA
- a CDS encoding response regulator transcription factor, translating into MKTKHVLIVDDEPRSRDGIKRTLEAWTDAFLVIHTAASAYEAFNIAEKEMIDLLITDIRMPEMSGLCLIEKLQEKKHATEYIVVSAYSEFNYAHHALELGVFTYLLKPVQKKKLLEAVTKALKLRAEKTRLDHVEKVFDTKLADVNHASEGFPTSVSHALAHIDQHYQSKIGIKEVANAVHLNPNYLSVLFKEHLGITFSDYVTRRRLQHAKHLLLSTNLPVAVIAEQAGYQTAKYFIKLFKDNEGITPSQYRKYCPGQAKEICDSSH; encoded by the coding sequence GTGAAGACTAAACATGTTTTGATCGTTGACGATGAACCCCGTTCACGGGATGGTATAAAGCGCACGCTTGAAGCATGGACAGACGCTTTCCTAGTTATTCATACTGCGGCCAGTGCTTATGAGGCGTTTAACATTGCCGAGAAAGAAATGATTGACTTACTCATAACGGATATAAGAATGCCTGAGATGTCTGGATTATGTTTAATAGAAAAGCTTCAGGAAAAAAAACATGCCACTGAATACATCGTCGTCTCAGCATATTCTGAGTTTAATTATGCCCATCATGCCTTAGAGTTAGGAGTATTCACATACTTACTCAAGCCTGTTCAAAAAAAGAAACTACTCGAAGCTGTAACGAAAGCTCTGAAACTGAGAGCTGAAAAAACACGTCTCGATCATGTGGAAAAAGTATTTGATACTAAGCTTGCTGACGTTAACCATGCCTCTGAAGGTTTTCCCACGTCAGTAAGTCATGCACTTGCTCACATTGACCAGCATTATCAAAGTAAAATAGGAATTAAAGAAGTGGCCAACGCTGTTCACTTAAATCCTAATTACTTAAGTGTGCTCTTTAAAGAGCATCTCGGCATCACCTTTAGTGACTATGTGACACGCCGGAGACTTCAGCATGCTAAACACCTACTTTTATCTACTAATCTTCCTGTAGCAGTTATTGCAGAACAAGCAGGCTATCAGACAGCTAAATATTTCATTAAACTTTTTAAGGATAATGAAGGGATAACACCAAGTCAATATCGAAAATATTGTCCCGGTCAAGCTAAAGAGATATGTGATAGCTCACATTGA
- a CDS encoding flagellar hook-associated protein 2, whose amino-acid sequence MTMRLGGLASGIDTESMIKQLMQAERLPMQRLLQDKITMEWQQDAYREVNLLMTNFRNSLQVSNGGLMSRATFYQKAVTSSNSSVVTAVGTSNAQNATATIQVHNLAESATWQSTDGAFEMDSKFLSQRMGAWTEGDGPDIEWDAEGKAVMSFSVTKPGETKETKVNITVSKTDTVNNVISRMNRSQVGFSTFVDQRADGTGKTVVSMAQTGEGADIRLVADANGTNNAASFFASLGFNTAGGGESVSLNDTGHQATAGKNASFTYNGYQMERASNEFTVSGVTYTLHGTSNDPVRVTTATDTEAVFNSIMEFVNQYNEMIDKINGLLREENYRDYRPLTEEQRADMSEREIELWEEKARSGLLRNDPILSSAMNQLRSSIFGTVQNVDGAFNSLAQIGLTTSSDYRDGGKIVFDTRHMTMPDGTRLTGEDRLRHAIENNPEDVYQLFNATGGTDANGNRIAGERGILGRVNDQLRTVTNRVTERAGREGRTLQQFALGRDILRVEDRITNFERRLQQIEARYWKQFTAMEKAVQEMNSQASQLFSMMGMGYQ is encoded by the coding sequence ATGACAATGAGGCTTGGCGGTTTAGCTTCAGGAATTGATACTGAGTCGATGATTAAACAGTTAATGCAGGCGGAAAGATTACCGATGCAACGGTTGCTTCAAGATAAGATAACGATGGAATGGCAGCAAGATGCTTATCGAGAAGTGAACCTTCTTATGACGAATTTTAGAAATTCCCTTCAAGTTTCTAATGGTGGATTAATGAGTCGAGCAACGTTTTATCAAAAAGCAGTCACGAGCTCGAATTCTTCAGTTGTAACAGCGGTCGGAACGTCAAATGCCCAAAACGCTACAGCAACGATTCAAGTACATAACCTTGCTGAGTCTGCTACGTGGCAATCCACAGATGGTGCATTTGAAATGGATAGCAAATTTTTAAGTCAGCGGATGGGTGCTTGGACTGAAGGTGATGGTCCTGATATTGAATGGGACGCAGAGGGTAAAGCTGTGATGTCTTTTAGTGTTACTAAACCAGGCGAAACGAAAGAAACAAAAGTGAATATCACTGTTAGTAAAACAGATACAGTCAATAATGTAATAAGCCGAATGAATCGGTCACAAGTTGGTTTCTCTACTTTTGTGGACCAACGAGCAGATGGCACAGGGAAAACGGTTGTGTCTATGGCTCAGACAGGTGAAGGTGCTGATATTCGGTTAGTTGCCGATGCAAATGGCACCAACAATGCTGCAAGCTTTTTCGCTAGTCTCGGGTTTAATACAGCTGGTGGTGGTGAAAGTGTTTCTCTAAATGACACTGGGCATCAAGCAACAGCTGGTAAAAATGCTTCTTTTACTTACAATGGATATCAGATGGAACGTGCTTCCAATGAATTTACGGTAAGTGGTGTGACGTATACTTTACACGGCACATCTAACGATCCTGTTAGAGTCACGACGGCAACTGACACTGAGGCAGTGTTTAATAGTATTATGGAATTTGTTAACCAATATAATGAAATGATTGATAAAATTAATGGTTTATTGCGCGAAGAGAATTACCGAGATTACCGGCCGTTAACAGAAGAGCAACGTGCCGATATGAGTGAAAGGGAAATTGAGCTATGGGAAGAAAAGGCTCGAAGTGGTCTATTAAGAAACGATCCAATTCTATCAAGTGCTATGAATCAACTAAGGTCTTCTATATTCGGAACGGTTCAAAACGTCGATGGGGCATTTAACTCACTAGCTCAAATTGGCCTGACAACCTCTTCTGATTACCGTGATGGGGGTAAGATTGTTTTTGATACGAGACATATGACAATGCCTGATGGGACACGGTTAACGGGAGAAGACCGGTTGCGGCATGCCATAGAGAATAATCCAGAAGATGTTTATCAATTATTTAACGCCACTGGAGGCACGGATGCAAATGGAAACAGAATTGCTGGGGAAAGAGGAATCCTTGGTCGTGTAAATGACCAGCTTCGAACAGTGACTAACAGAGTGACTGAACGCGCTGGTCGAGAAGGAAGAACGCTTCAGCAATTCGCACTAGGTCGGGATATTTTAAGAGTTGAAGACCGAATTACTAATTTTGAACGTCGTTTGCAACAAATTGAGGCTCGTTATTGGAAGCAGTTCACTGCTATGGAGAAGGCCGTTCAAGAGATGAATTCTCAAGCCTCCCAACTGTTTTCAATGATGGGGATGGGTTACCAATAA